Proteins co-encoded in one Astatotilapia calliptera chromosome 18, fAstCal1.2, whole genome shotgun sequence genomic window:
- the gigyf2 gene encoding GRB10-interacting GYF protein 2 isoform X4, which produces MAETQTLNFGPEWLRALSGGGGSSGGGGGSSNAIASPPLSPALPKYKLAEYRYGREEMLALYVKDNKIPIDLHDKEFLPILQEEPLPPLALVSFTEEEQRNFSMSVNSAAVLRLTGRGGGLIAGAPRGRSTSRGRGRGRGDGGFYQRSFDDVEGFGRGVREMHRSQSWEERGDRRFEKPGRKDPDAAPGHFQINHMRGNYEDGGAGLPRKHDFTRSESENWRTSRDDQNGEDDEGGWRPAGSRRDNDRWCPPSPDGPRSAGWREHPDQRRRFPFDAREDERGYRRPRSGSGSLEDERDSLPEWCLEDADEEAGTFDSSGAFLSLKKASKEPILEEAEIEFKPLEVCEEGLEDEDCQPKETKETETEAKREADRKELARVPEEAPPVPPTVSEPHSPAQSLSPNLPSRTEDPERPAERQPPLELPPEPCKVPVHVPMSNSILESLPMTHISTTLTEVSAPSPTLHIPQQKPIEVSVPMNNPLPFPSNIMSPFGRPNTVSHDTDEDEGLKHFEQEAEKMVAYLQDSGVDDDRLAAKTSEKPKPAGLPLTHEAALKWFYKDPQGEIQGPFSNHEMTEWFQAGYFTMNLLVKRGCDEVFQPLGEIVKIWGRVPFTPGSAPPPLQGDGDQERLKRHQELTALNLYQLQQFQYQYLLRQQYAQALAQQKAAALSSAPLQQQQQHQQQINLLQQQYQALKIRASESLLPPVTRSLSVQDSGSVWEMQNPSTQASCTTNLQQASQSTWDSSSVWDLPIDSMAQAPTIEQMQQFEKAKNAKLELERREAEMRAKREEEERKRLEDALRARQEEERKRLEEEELARQKQEEALRRQREQEEAHRRQKEEEERMAQEEALRRLEERRREEEERKKREEFLRKQEEERRKQEELEALRRREEEKRAEEEVAAAAVAAALAQQQEEQKRRDQEAQRQQELQRQRQQQQEALRRLQQQQQQQQQLAQMKLPSSSKWGQQSPNTINQTQNALSLAEIQKLEEERERQARDEHRRQQQEILKLQQQQALQQAQQPHAKLSGWGNMAKQPVATKSLLEIQREEAQQMKQRKEQQQQQQQHPIVAPQTRTQNRTTSLSNSVWGSVNTSSSSSSNWSSDSSSIWGDTHNSNMGFWDEAVKEVVQQPQQTRKGNAQKNNKGNANLSNSLSGRANKKVEEEEKLLKLFQGVNKSQQDTFMQWCEQTLHTLNTANNLDVPTFASFLKEVDSPYEVHDYIRAYLGDTPEAKDFAKQFLERRAKQNANQQKQAPQKQQQALKQQQQQQDSVWGGTGSSSVYQSNHTSGQQQRFETVTSGKKKKKQKMVRADPSLLGFSVNASSERLNMGEIETLEDF; this is translated from the exons ATGGCCGAAACCCAGACACTTAACTTTGGACCAGAATG GCTGCGTGCCCTGTCtggaggaggaggcagcagtggtggtggtggtggaagcAGCAATGCTATTGCCTCTCCACCCCTCTCACCTGCATTGCCAAAGTATAAACTTGCAGAATATCGCTACGGGAGAGAAGAAATGTTAGCACTTTATGTAAAGGATAACAAG ATCCCTATAGACCTACACGATAAGGAGTTTCTGCCCATATTGCAAGAGGAGCCCCTGCCACCTCTGGCACTCGTGTCTTTTACAGAGGAGGAACAG AGAAATTTTTCCATGTCTGTAAACAGTGCAGCTGTACTTCGGCTCACAGGGCGTGGAGGTGGGCTGATAGCAGGGGCACCAAGAGGCCGAAGTACTTCAAGGGGTAGAG GTCGGGGCAGAGGAGATGGAGGGTTTTACCAAAGAAGTTTTGACGATGTGGAAGGTTTTGGTCGTGGAGTAAGGGAGATGCATCGCTCCCAAAGCTGGGAAGAAAG GGGAGATAGAAGGTTTGAAAAACCAGGTCGAAAAGACCCAG atgCTGCTCCAGGACATTTTCAGATCAATCACA TGCGAGGTAATTATGAGGACGGTGGAGCAGGACTCCCGAGGAAGCACGACTTCACGCGTTCAGAAAGTGAGAACTGGCGTACTTCTCGTGATGATCAGAATGGTGAGGATGATGAGGGGGGTTGGCGCCCGGCAGGTTCTCGGCGGGACAATGACCGGTGGTGCCCCCCAAGCCCAG ATGGGCCTCGGTCAGCAGGGTGGCGGGAACACCCAGACCAGCGTCGCCGTTTCCCATTTGATGCAAGAGAAGACGAGCGTGGCTACAGGAGGCCAAGGTCAGGCAGTGGCAGCCTTGAAGATGAGAGGGACAGCCTGCCAGAGTGGTGTCTGGAGGATGCAGACGAGGAGGCGGGCACCTTTGACTCATCGGGGGCATTTCTCTCACTCAAG AAAGCCTCCAAGGAGCCGATCTTGGAAGAGGCAGAGATTGAATTCAAACCCTTGGAAGTGTGTGAAGAGGGCCTGGAGGACGAAGACTGCCAACCCAAGGAGACCAAAGAGACAGAAACCGAGGCCAAAAGAGAAGCTGACCGAAAAG AGTTGGCTAGAGTACCAGAGGAGGCCCCACCTGTTCCTCCAACTGTCTCAGAGCCCCATTCTCCTGCTCAGTCTTTGTCCCCAAACCTGCCTAGCAGGACAGAAGACCCTGAGAGGCCAGCTGAGCGACAGCCACCCCTGGAACTCCCCCCAGAGCCCTGCAAAGTCCCTGTGCATGTCCCCATGTCTAATAGCATACTGGAATCTCTTCCTATGACCCACATTTCTACCACCCTTACAG AAGTTTCTGCTCCATCACCTACTCTCCATATACCACAGCAAAAGCCCATAGAGGTTTCTGTGCCAATGAACAATCCTTTACCATTTCCTTCAAATATAATGTCACCTTTTGGCAGGCCCAACACTGTGTCACATGACACTGATGAAGACGAGGGATTAAAACACTTTGAACAG GAGGCGGAAAAGATGGTAGCGTACCTACAGGACAGTGGGGTGGATGATGACAGACTTGCAGCAAAGACTTCAGAGAAGCCCAAGCCTGCAGGCCTGCCCCTGACCCATGAAGCTGCTCTCAAGTGGTTTTACAAAGACCCCCAGGGGGAGATACAGG GTCCATTCAGTAACCATGAGATGACAGAGTGGTTTCAGGCTGGGTACTTCACAATGAACCTTTTGGTCAAAAGAGGGTGTGATGAAGTATTTCAGCCTCTGGGAGAGATCGTGAAGATCTGGGGCAGGGTACCATTTACTCCAGGTTCTGCACCTCCACCTCTACAG GGAGATGGGGATCAAGAGAGGTTGAAGAGGCACCAGGAGCTCACTGCTCTTAACCTTTACCAGTTACAGCAGTTCCAATATCAATACCTCCTCAG GCAGCAGTATGCTCAGGCCCTGGCCCAGCAGAAAGCTGCAGCTCTTAGCTCAGCTcctcttcagcagcagcagcagcaccaacagCAGATCAACCTGCTTCAACAGCAATACCAGGCTCTTAAGATAAG AGCATCTGAGAGCCTCCTACCTCCTGTTACCCGATCTCTGTCTGTACAAGACTCTGGTTCTGTGTGGGAAATGCAGAACCCGTCTACTCAGGCTTCCTGCACAACTAACCTCCAACAAGCTTCTCAGAGCA CGTGGGATAGCAGCAGTGTATGGGATTTACCCATAGACTCCATGGCACAGGCTCCAACTATTGAGCAGATGCAACAGTTTGAGAAGGCAAAGAATGCAAAG cTGGAGCTTGAGAGGCGTGAGGCAGAAATGAGAGCTaaaagggaggaagaggaaaggaaACGGTTGGAGGATGCCCTGAGAGCTCGACAGGAGGAGGAACGGAAACGTTTGGAAGAAGAGGAGCTTGCACGGCAGAAACAG GAGGAGGCACTAAGACGGCAAAGGGAACAGGAAGAAGCACATCGGAGacaaaaggaggaagaggaaagaatGGCACAGGAGGAAGCTCTTCGAAGATTAGAAGAACGGCggagggaagaggaggagagaaagaagcGAGAAGAGTTCCTACGCAAACAG GAAGAGGAGCGCAGAAAGCAGGAGGAACTGGAAGCATTGCGGAGGCGTGAGGAAGAGAAGCGAGCAGAGGAAGAGGTGGCAGCTGCTGCAGTGGCAGCTGCCCTGGCCCAACAACAGGAAGAGCAAAAGAGGAGAGACCAGGAGGCCCAAAGACAGCAGGAgctgcagagacagagacaacagCAACAAGAGGCCCTCAGGAGGctgcaacaacagcagcagcaacagcagcagcttgcACAAATGAAG CTTCCATCCTCATCAAAGTGGGGCCAGCAGTCACCAAACACTATAAACCAGACTCAGAATGCCCTGTCATTGGCTGAGATCCAGAAattggaggaagagagagaacgACAGGCGCGGGACGAG CATCGACGTCAGCAGCAAGAGATCCTTAAGCTACAGCAACAGCAGGCCCTGCAGCAGGCTCAGCAGCCTCATGCCAAGTTGTCAGGTTGGGGTAACATGGCCAAACAGCCAGTTGCCACCAAGTCTTTGCTGGAGATTCAGAGGGAGGAAGCCCAGCAGATGAAACAGCGgaaggagcagcagcaacagcagcaacaacatccTATTGTTGCCCCACAAACGCGCACTCAAAACAGAACT ACTTCTCTGAGTAACTCTGTGTGGGGGTCTGttaacaccagcagcagcagcagcagtaactgGAGCTCAGACTCCAGCAGCATCTGGGGTGACACCCACAACTCAAATATGGGTTTCTGGGATGAGGCTGTGAAAGAAGTTGTCCAGCAACCTCAACAGACCCGAAAAGGCAACGCGCAGAAGAACAATAAAGGCAACGCCAACCTCAG TAACTCTTTGAGTGGGCGAGCCAATaagaaggtggaggaggaggagaagctgcTAAAGTTGTTTCAAGGTGTCAACAAGAGTCAACAGGACACGTTCATGCAATGGTGTGAGCAGACTCTGCACACCCTCAACACGGCCAACAACCTGGATG tTCCTACGTTTGCATCTTTCCTCAAAGAAGTGGACTCTCCGTACGAGGTGCACGACTACATCAGGGCCTACCTGGGGGACACTCCCGAGGCCAAGGACTTTGCCAAGCAGTTCCTAGAACGTCGTGCCAAACAGAACGCTAACCAACAGAAACAGGCAccacagaaacaacagcaagccctcaagcagcagcagcagcagcag GATTCTGTCTGGGGTGGAACAGGATCTTCATCAGTTTACCAGTCCAACCATACGAGTGGGCAGCAGCAGCGCTTTGAGACAGTCACCtcagggaagaagaaaaagaagcagaagatgGTCCGGGCAGACCCCAGCCTACTAG gttTTTCTGTGAATGCGTCATCTGAGAGATTGAATATGGGAGAGATTGAAACTTTGGAGGACTTTTAA
- the gigyf2 gene encoding GRB10-interacting GYF protein 2 isoform X5, with the protein MAETQTLNFGPEWLRALSGGGGSSGGGGGSSNAIASPPLSPALPKYKLAEYRYGREEMLALYVKDNKIPIDLHDKEFLPILQEEPLPPLALVSFTEEEQRNFSMSVNSAAVLRLTGRGGGLIAGAPRGRSTSRGRGRGRGDGGFYQRSFDDVEGFGRGVREMHRSQSWEERGDRRFEKPGRKDPDAAPGHFQINHMRGNYEDGGAGLPRKHDFTRSESENWRTSRDDQNDGPRSAGWREHPDQRRRFPFDAREDERGYRRPRSGSGSLEDERDSLPEWCLEDADEEAGTFDSSGAFLSLKQKASKEPILEEAEIEFKPLEVCEEGLEDEDCQPKETKETETEAKREADRKELARVPEEAPPVPPTVSEPHSPAQSLSPNLPSRTEDPERPAERQPPLELPPEPCKVPVHVPMSNSILESLPMTHISTTLTEVSAPSPTLHIPQQKPIEVSVPMNNPLPFPSNIMSPFGRPNTVSHDTDEDEGLKHFEQEAEKMVAYLQDSGVDDDRLAAKTSEKPKPAGLPLTHEAALKWFYKDPQGEIQGPFSNHEMTEWFQAGYFTMNLLVKRGCDEVFQPLGEIVKIWGRVPFTPGSAPPPLQKGDGDQERLKRHQELTALNLYQLQQFQYQYLLRQQYAQALAQQKAAALSSAPLQQQQQHQQQINLLQQQYQALKIRASESLLPPVTRSLSVQDSGSVWEMQNPSTQASCTTNLQQASQSTWDSSSVWDLPIDSMAQAPTIEQMQQFEKAKNAKLELERREAEMRAKREEEERKRLEDALRARQEEERKRLEEEELARQKQEEALRRQREQEEAHRRQKEEEERMAQEEALRRLEERRREEEERKKREEFLRKQEEERRKQEELEALRRREEEKRAEEEVAAAAVAAALAQQQEEQKRRDQEAQRQQELQRQRQQQQEALRRLQQQQQQQQQLAQMKLPSSSKWGQQSPNTINQTQNALSLAEIQKLEEERERQARDEHRRQQQEILKLQQQQALQQAQQPHAKLSGWGNMAKQPVATKSLLEIQREEAQQMKQRKEQQQQQQQHPIVAPQTRTQNRTTSLSNSVWGSVNTSSSSSSNWSSDSSSIWGDTHNSNMGFWDEAVKEVVQQPQQTRKGNAQKNNKGNANLSNSLSGRANKKVEEEEKLLKLFQGVNKSQQDTFMQWCEQTLHTLNTANNLDVPTFASFLKEVDSPYEVHDYIRAYLGDTPEAKDFAKQFLERRAKQNANQQKQAPQKQQQALKQQQQQQDSVWGGTGSSSVYQSNHTSGQQQRFETVTSGKKKKKQKMVRADPSLLGFSVNASSERLNMGEIETLEDF; encoded by the exons ATGGCCGAAACCCAGACACTTAACTTTGGACCAGAATG GCTGCGTGCCCTGTCtggaggaggaggcagcagtggtggtggtggtggaagcAGCAATGCTATTGCCTCTCCACCCCTCTCACCTGCATTGCCAAAGTATAAACTTGCAGAATATCGCTACGGGAGAGAAGAAATGTTAGCACTTTATGTAAAGGATAACAAG ATCCCTATAGACCTACACGATAAGGAGTTTCTGCCCATATTGCAAGAGGAGCCCCTGCCACCTCTGGCACTCGTGTCTTTTACAGAGGAGGAACAG AGAAATTTTTCCATGTCTGTAAACAGTGCAGCTGTACTTCGGCTCACAGGGCGTGGAGGTGGGCTGATAGCAGGGGCACCAAGAGGCCGAAGTACTTCAAGGGGTAGAG GTCGGGGCAGAGGAGATGGAGGGTTTTACCAAAGAAGTTTTGACGATGTGGAAGGTTTTGGTCGTGGAGTAAGGGAGATGCATCGCTCCCAAAGCTGGGAAGAAAG GGGAGATAGAAGGTTTGAAAAACCAGGTCGAAAAGACCCAG atgCTGCTCCAGGACATTTTCAGATCAATCACA TGCGAGGTAATTATGAGGACGGTGGAGCAGGACTCCCGAGGAAGCACGACTTCACGCGTTCAGAAAGTGAGAACTGGCGTACTTCTCGTGATGATCAGAATG ATGGGCCTCGGTCAGCAGGGTGGCGGGAACACCCAGACCAGCGTCGCCGTTTCCCATTTGATGCAAGAGAAGACGAGCGTGGCTACAGGAGGCCAAGGTCAGGCAGTGGCAGCCTTGAAGATGAGAGGGACAGCCTGCCAGAGTGGTGTCTGGAGGATGCAGACGAGGAGGCGGGCACCTTTGACTCATCGGGGGCATTTCTCTCACTCAAG CAGAAAGCCTCCAAGGAGCCGATCTTGGAAGAGGCAGAGATTGAATTCAAACCCTTGGAAGTGTGTGAAGAGGGCCTGGAGGACGAAGACTGCCAACCCAAGGAGACCAAAGAGACAGAAACCGAGGCCAAAAGAGAAGCTGACCGAAAAG AGTTGGCTAGAGTACCAGAGGAGGCCCCACCTGTTCCTCCAACTGTCTCAGAGCCCCATTCTCCTGCTCAGTCTTTGTCCCCAAACCTGCCTAGCAGGACAGAAGACCCTGAGAGGCCAGCTGAGCGACAGCCACCCCTGGAACTCCCCCCAGAGCCCTGCAAAGTCCCTGTGCATGTCCCCATGTCTAATAGCATACTGGAATCTCTTCCTATGACCCACATTTCTACCACCCTTACAG AAGTTTCTGCTCCATCACCTACTCTCCATATACCACAGCAAAAGCCCATAGAGGTTTCTGTGCCAATGAACAATCCTTTACCATTTCCTTCAAATATAATGTCACCTTTTGGCAGGCCCAACACTGTGTCACATGACACTGATGAAGACGAGGGATTAAAACACTTTGAACAG GAGGCGGAAAAGATGGTAGCGTACCTACAGGACAGTGGGGTGGATGATGACAGACTTGCAGCAAAGACTTCAGAGAAGCCCAAGCCTGCAGGCCTGCCCCTGACCCATGAAGCTGCTCTCAAGTGGTTTTACAAAGACCCCCAGGGGGAGATACAGG GTCCATTCAGTAACCATGAGATGACAGAGTGGTTTCAGGCTGGGTACTTCACAATGAACCTTTTGGTCAAAAGAGGGTGTGATGAAGTATTTCAGCCTCTGGGAGAGATCGTGAAGATCTGGGGCAGGGTACCATTTACTCCAGGTTCTGCACCTCCACCTCTACAG aaGGGAGATGGGGATCAAGAGAGGTTGAAGAGGCACCAGGAGCTCACTGCTCTTAACCTTTACCAGTTACAGCAGTTCCAATATCAATACCTCCTCAG GCAGCAGTATGCTCAGGCCCTGGCCCAGCAGAAAGCTGCAGCTCTTAGCTCAGCTcctcttcagcagcagcagcagcaccaacagCAGATCAACCTGCTTCAACAGCAATACCAGGCTCTTAAGATAAG AGCATCTGAGAGCCTCCTACCTCCTGTTACCCGATCTCTGTCTGTACAAGACTCTGGTTCTGTGTGGGAAATGCAGAACCCGTCTACTCAGGCTTCCTGCACAACTAACCTCCAACAAGCTTCTCAGAGCA CGTGGGATAGCAGCAGTGTATGGGATTTACCCATAGACTCCATGGCACAGGCTCCAACTATTGAGCAGATGCAACAGTTTGAGAAGGCAAAGAATGCAAAG cTGGAGCTTGAGAGGCGTGAGGCAGAAATGAGAGCTaaaagggaggaagaggaaaggaaACGGTTGGAGGATGCCCTGAGAGCTCGACAGGAGGAGGAACGGAAACGTTTGGAAGAAGAGGAGCTTGCACGGCAGAAACAG GAGGAGGCACTAAGACGGCAAAGGGAACAGGAAGAAGCACATCGGAGacaaaaggaggaagaggaaagaatGGCACAGGAGGAAGCTCTTCGAAGATTAGAAGAACGGCggagggaagaggaggagagaaagaagcGAGAAGAGTTCCTACGCAAACAG GAAGAGGAGCGCAGAAAGCAGGAGGAACTGGAAGCATTGCGGAGGCGTGAGGAAGAGAAGCGAGCAGAGGAAGAGGTGGCAGCTGCTGCAGTGGCAGCTGCCCTGGCCCAACAACAGGAAGAGCAAAAGAGGAGAGACCAGGAGGCCCAAAGACAGCAGGAgctgcagagacagagacaacagCAACAAGAGGCCCTCAGGAGGctgcaacaacagcagcagcaacagcagcagcttgcACAAATGAAG CTTCCATCCTCATCAAAGTGGGGCCAGCAGTCACCAAACACTATAAACCAGACTCAGAATGCCCTGTCATTGGCTGAGATCCAGAAattggaggaagagagagaacgACAGGCGCGGGACGAG CATCGACGTCAGCAGCAAGAGATCCTTAAGCTACAGCAACAGCAGGCCCTGCAGCAGGCTCAGCAGCCTCATGCCAAGTTGTCAGGTTGGGGTAACATGGCCAAACAGCCAGTTGCCACCAAGTCTTTGCTGGAGATTCAGAGGGAGGAAGCCCAGCAGATGAAACAGCGgaaggagcagcagcaacagcagcaacaacatccTATTGTTGCCCCACAAACGCGCACTCAAAACAGAACT ACTTCTCTGAGTAACTCTGTGTGGGGGTCTGttaacaccagcagcagcagcagcagtaactgGAGCTCAGACTCCAGCAGCATCTGGGGTGACACCCACAACTCAAATATGGGTTTCTGGGATGAGGCTGTGAAAGAAGTTGTCCAGCAACCTCAACAGACCCGAAAAGGCAACGCGCAGAAGAACAATAAAGGCAACGCCAACCTCAG TAACTCTTTGAGTGGGCGAGCCAATaagaaggtggaggaggaggagaagctgcTAAAGTTGTTTCAAGGTGTCAACAAGAGTCAACAGGACACGTTCATGCAATGGTGTGAGCAGACTCTGCACACCCTCAACACGGCCAACAACCTGGATG tTCCTACGTTTGCATCTTTCCTCAAAGAAGTGGACTCTCCGTACGAGGTGCACGACTACATCAGGGCCTACCTGGGGGACACTCCCGAGGCCAAGGACTTTGCCAAGCAGTTCCTAGAACGTCGTGCCAAACAGAACGCTAACCAACAGAAACAGGCAccacagaaacaacagcaagccctcaagcagcagcagcagcagcag GATTCTGTCTGGGGTGGAACAGGATCTTCATCAGTTTACCAGTCCAACCATACGAGTGGGCAGCAGCAGCGCTTTGAGACAGTCACCtcagggaagaagaaaaagaagcagaagatgGTCCGGGCAGACCCCAGCCTACTAG gttTTTCTGTGAATGCGTCATCTGAGAGATTGAATATGGGAGAGATTGAAACTTTGGAGGACTTTTAA